A portion of the Halodesulfovibrio aestuarii DSM 17919 = ATCC 29578 genome contains these proteins:
- a CDS encoding TetR/AcrR family transcriptional regulator: MTITKKEALLLAAKELFGEYGYAETTFKKISERAGVALGLLTHHYGNKEKLFLAAGLDVLDDFIIKLREACAQGDTGYDSVMNFCRTYLDYSVMPESHFLVLVRCSPYSDMKTQTDRDIMYEKFNQVPRELEYHVRRGIEDGSIKDLPAHETTSVLTCNLVGAIRTRLLTPYAPANLYDEVLKFISRSIKND, from the coding sequence ATGACAATAACAAAAAAAGAAGCTCTGCTACTGGCTGCAAAAGAGCTCTTTGGTGAGTATGGCTATGCCGAGACTACGTTTAAAAAAATTTCTGAACGTGCCGGAGTTGCTCTTGGTTTACTTACACACCACTATGGAAACAAAGAAAAATTGTTTCTTGCAGCTGGGTTGGATGTTCTGGATGACTTCATTATCAAGCTGAGAGAAGCATGTGCTCAAGGAGATACAGGTTACGATTCTGTTATGAATTTTTGCCGTACCTACTTAGACTATTCTGTAATGCCGGAATCTCACTTTCTTGTTCTCGTTCGCTGCTCTCCATACTCAGATATGAAAACCCAAACGGATCGGGATATTATGTACGAGAAATTCAATCAAGTACCACGAGAACTTGAATATCACGTACGCAGAGGCATAGAGGATGGTTCAATTAAAGACTTACCTGCTCACGAAACCACTTCAGTCCTTACCTGTAACTTAGTTGGTGCAATTCGAACCCGTCTACTCACACCATATGCACCTGCTAATCTTTACGACGAAGTCCTCAAATTTATTTCCCGTAGTATTAAAAACGACTAA
- a CDS encoding lysophospholipid acyltransferase family protein yields MKNYSVMYSNTYTTPNDARGFFSSRFPSLFFYPSMAKTAFFANREAKQGKSSDQAWVNASLRVIKALERVGVSLSFENLSAFTELDSPCVFIGNHMSTLETFVLPAIIQPHKPVTFVVKSSLLNYPFFGNLMASREPIAVNRTNPREDLKKVLSEGCEKLAQGKSIIVFPQSTRSTNFDRTKFNSIGVKLAKKAGVPIVPLALKTDSWGHSKLGKEFGPIDTSKKVHFAFHPPITAESNGKEAHTSVCNFIETSLNKWEK; encoded by the coding sequence ATGAAAAACTACTCTGTAATGTACAGTAACACATATACTACCCCTAACGACGCAAGGGGCTTTTTTTCCAGCAGATTCCCTTCTCTATTTTTCTACCCCTCAATGGCAAAAACAGCATTCTTTGCGAACAGAGAAGCAAAACAAGGCAAGTCTTCTGATCAGGCGTGGGTTAACGCCAGTCTGCGTGTAATTAAAGCTTTGGAACGAGTCGGCGTCTCTCTTTCATTCGAAAACCTTTCTGCCTTTACAGAACTTGATTCTCCTTGCGTATTCATCGGTAACCATATGAGCACGCTCGAAACATTTGTACTTCCAGCGATTATCCAGCCTCATAAGCCTGTCACTTTTGTCGTGAAAAGTTCACTCCTTAACTATCCTTTCTTCGGAAATCTTATGGCTTCCAGAGAACCAATTGCAGTGAACCGAACAAACCCTCGCGAAGATTTGAAAAAAGTACTTTCAGAAGGATGCGAGAAACTTGCACAGGGCAAATCGATTATTGTCTTCCCCCAATCCACCAGAAGCACAAACTTTGATCGCACAAAATTCAATTCAATTGGTGTGAAACTCGCCAAAAAAGCTGGTGTTCCTATTGTACCTCTTGCCCTAAAAACAGACAGCTGGGGGCACAGCAAGCTTGGCAAAGAATTTGGGCCCATTGATACTTCAAAAAAAGTTCATTTTGCATTCCATCCCCCTATTACGGCTGAAAGCAATGGTAAAGAAGCGCATACCTCCGTATGTAACTTTATTGAGACCTCTTTGAACAAGTGGGAAAAATAA
- the ettA gene encoding energy-dependent translational throttle protein EttA, with the protein MSQNEPDKIIYSMVRVTKRHGQKEVLKNISLSYFYGAKIGVLGLNGSGKSSLLKVLAGVDSAFEGETHVSPGFTVGYLEQEPLVDETRTVREVVEEGVGDVMSLINEFNDINAKFSEPMEPEEMDALIEQQAQVQEQMDAKGAWDIDSRLQMAMDALRCPPADTPVNVISGGEKRRVALCRLLLQNPDILLLDEPTNHLDAESVAWLERYLQNFPGTVIAVTHDRYFLDNVAGWILELDRGRGIPWKGNYSSWLDQKQKRLAQEERKESERQKTLQRELEWIRMSPKGRHSKSKARISAYESLVSHESEAHAKDLEIYIPPGPRLGKQVIEMKGVTKSLGDKLLVEDMNCIIPAGAIVGIIGPNGAGKSTTFKMLIGEESPDSGEVVVGETVQFAHVDQGRDSLEAGKTVYEVISGGYETVKLGTQDVNARAYCSRFGITGADQQKKVDVLSGGERNRVHLAQILKSGANVILLDEPTNDLDVNTMRALEEALENFAGSVLVISHDRWFLDRLATHILAFEGDSQVVFFDGNYTEYEADRKKRLGKDADQPHRIKYRKLTR; encoded by the coding sequence ATGAGTCAGAACGAGCCGGATAAGATTATTTATTCAATGGTTCGCGTGACAAAGCGTCACGGCCAGAAAGAGGTTCTTAAGAACATTTCTCTTTCATATTTTTATGGTGCAAAAATTGGTGTACTGGGTCTTAACGGTTCCGGTAAATCTTCTCTTCTTAAAGTTCTTGCCGGGGTAGATTCAGCATTTGAAGGAGAAACGCATGTTTCTCCCGGTTTTACTGTGGGCTATCTTGAACAGGAACCTCTGGTGGATGAAACACGTACTGTGCGTGAAGTCGTCGAAGAGGGTGTTGGTGATGTCATGTCTCTTATTAATGAGTTTAACGACATCAATGCTAAGTTTTCTGAACCTATGGAGCCAGAGGAAATGGATGCTCTTATTGAGCAGCAAGCTCAGGTTCAGGAGCAAATGGACGCGAAGGGCGCCTGGGATATTGATTCCCGTTTGCAAATGGCGATGGACGCCTTACGTTGTCCTCCTGCTGATACTCCGGTGAATGTAATCTCAGGTGGTGAGAAGCGTCGTGTAGCTTTATGTCGTCTGCTGTTGCAGAATCCGGATATTTTGCTTCTTGACGAACCTACCAACCATCTTGATGCAGAGTCTGTTGCGTGGCTTGAACGTTACCTGCAGAACTTCCCGGGTACAGTTATCGCTGTAACACATGACCGTTACTTCCTTGATAACGTTGCAGGCTGGATTCTGGAACTTGATCGTGGCCGTGGTATTCCTTGGAAAGGTAACTATTCCAGCTGGCTCGACCAGAAGCAGAAACGCCTTGCACAGGAAGAAAGGAAAGAATCTGAGCGCCAGAAGACGTTGCAGCGGGAACTTGAATGGATCCGTATGTCTCCTAAGGGCCGTCATTCCAAATCAAAAGCCCGTATCAGTGCATACGAATCTCTTGTTTCTCATGAGTCGGAAGCACATGCTAAAGACCTTGAAATTTACATTCCACCGGGACCACGCCTCGGTAAGCAGGTTATCGAGATGAAGGGTGTAACAAAGTCCCTTGGCGATAAACTGCTTGTGGAAGACATGAACTGCATTATTCCGGCAGGTGCTATTGTTGGTATCATCGGGCCTAACGGCGCCGGTAAATCAACTACCTTTAAGATGCTTATTGGTGAGGAAAGCCCAGACTCCGGTGAGGTTGTAGTCGGCGAAACTGTTCAGTTTGCTCATGTAGATCAGGGGCGTGATTCTCTTGAAGCTGGAAAAACTGTGTACGAAGTCATCTCGGGTGGTTACGAGACAGTAAAGCTTGGAACACAGGATGTTAACGCGCGTGCATACTGTTCTCGTTTTGGTATTACGGGTGCAGATCAGCAGAAGAAAGTTGATGTCCTTTCAGGTGGTGAGCGTAACCGGGTGCACCTTGCTCAGATTCTTAAATCTGGTGCAAACGTAATCTTACTTGACGAACCTACAAACGATCTCGACGTAAATACCATGCGTGCGCTTGAGGAAGCTCTTGAGAACTTCGCAGGCTCTGTGCTGGTTATCTCTCATGACCGTTGGTTCCTTGACCGTCT